From a single Leishmania major strain Friedlin complete genome, chromosome 27 genomic region:
- a CDS encoding conserved hypothetical protein (previous protein_id=AAZ09816.1) yields the protein MQNSNSSYPSQKPYRGRGITDGSNMGTPHSTYSQQNPPTSPLVFAAPCGGTPPQQQDPLSTSLHAEPLQMNYKAPLGRHNSRTLIEVEDSPIKVTCLTKGGARSPYMAPMPSDMAPDADRSGRHNPYTFSYSGSSSPMQVSTPTHSPQSSAFDSSAAASHRMQGRGPYGCTELPPADARLVQGHNVRLDTTFALPPEVVHRALKDRCRYIQFPANLPVFPKAGTLGPNANNGNNSSSNGSTGSGGSGESSLPIALFIGQVRFETTAAELLWLVHRTCGACASHLESRGAGCYLLYCKSEADLTLVRSLHKRILFDIGGVWLARTADEVDAMCEYIALDAPLLSKKARLPRDSMVVEELKADAINSGGRRGHGAGGGHGKRAMSNHSISGNRRGGGCGASAQGSGVDDMSQTASGDVRQQPMQQQQQQRRDQERLPTYEESAPPYPGYPPQSFGEYPLYK from the coding sequence ATGCagaacagcaacagcagttATCCCTCCCAGAAGCCGTACCGCGGCCGAGGCATTACGGATGGCAGCAACATGGGCACGCCGCATTCAACCTACTCGCAGCAGAACCCTCCCACGTCCCCGCTCGTGTTTGCAGCGCCGTGTGGCGGAACGcccccgcagcagcaggatcCCCTCTCCACTTCGCTGCACGCTGAGCCGCTGCAGATGAACTATAAAGCGCCGCTGGGGCGTCACAACAGCCGCACCCTCATTGAGGTGGAGGATAGTCCTATCAAAGTAACTTGTCTCACCAAGGGCGGCGCCCGCTCGCCGTACATGGCGCCGATGCCCAGTGACATGGCCCCCGATGCGGACCGCAGCGGCCGGCACAATCCCTACACCTTCAGCTACTCCGGTAGCTCCAGTCCTATGCAGGTGTCCACGCCGACGCATTCGCCACAGTCCAGCGCGTTCGacagcagtgccgccgcgtccCACAGGATGCAGGGCAGGGGCCCGTACGGCTGcacggagctgccgccggcggaTGCCCGCCTCGTCCAAGGTCACAACGTGCGCCTCGACACCACAtttgcgctgccgcccgagGTGGTACATCGCGCCTTAAAAGATCGCTGTCGCTACATCCAGTTCCCTGCCAATCTTCCCGTCTTTCCTAAGGCTGGCACACTCGGCCCCAACGCGAACAACGGCAACAACTCGAGCTCGAATGgtagcaccggcagcggcggctctggCGAGAGCAGTCTTCCGATTGCCCTTTTCATTGGCCAAGTGCGATTCGAGACGACAGCCGCGGAGCTTCTGTGGCTTGTGCATCGCACCTGCGGGGCCTGCGCGAGCCACCTCGAGAGCCGTGGTGCGGGGTGCTACCTTCTGTACTGCAAGAGCGAGGCTGACCTGACGCTTGTTCGCAGCCTTCACAAGCGCATTCTCTTCGACATTGGTGGCGTATGGCTCGCCCGTACAGCAGACGAGGTGGACGCAATGTGTGAGTACATCGCGCTTGACGCGCCGCTTCTCTCCAAGAAGGCTCGCCTGCCGCGTGATTCaatggtggtggaggagctgaaggcgGATGCCATCAACAGCGGAGGTCGTCGCGggcacggcgctggtggtgggCACGGAAAGCGAGCCATGAGCAACCATAGTATCTCTGGAAACCGGCGgggtggtggctgcggcgccagTGCACAAGGCTCTGGCGTCGACGACATGTCGCAGACGGCGAGCGGTGATGTCCGTCAGCAGcccatgcagcagcagcagcagcagcgacgggaTCAAGAGAGACTCCCAACATACGAGGAGTCCGCCCCACCGTACCCTGGATACCCACCCCAGTCCTTTGGCGAATACCCTCTCTACAAGTAA
- a CDS encoding hypothetical protein (previous protein_id=AAZ09815.1): MVRSDAYCAEEDESETERNRRYGADGSTISASYTDSSSVPKQVPVTLSLVFQYFSLLASYHGAVHVPRYWADLLRPSSVAGAKDDDASTSEHAHECANELISPVTEIDLSVCYVGPTMLLALADLLRVHCVTVQRGCSQRWHVSGKAGMGTLPSVMAPLWGAGSRCPRKGEEVMCSLLPHLTTLRLTHLAMDFTVPYDATGLKGGNAVLRNMLEALQGHPSLKVLDLSGNPVAAALVPTISRLVQMTPSLTTLMLDDTLVADSEKEMLCAQCLLNELRLQRAAVDGAAATVSDDASLATSPESATRGLWAAQMLENVLMAVERGVSAVPWLLGKSTALIRRYSTSKPSQAEASAFEGSARSSRTSDIADGLSQFGSSSVNSSYATDVAPSLEITYLSYDYTSESSAAAVATAPPPAGATWSAECTEVARCAFMPRSLAQRTVLGGRSVWPNVPKPLEAVVSTDLSAPSAAAVAATDLLLTLRQHVLPEPEAPPGLRRGSARDGAFLTTAEETYWSVRKKQEVQWGYVLQKVSENLTPVFVRNGHTLYAEGSECDSIYLLPVSMQETRTYAELHVSANPGHVNRVLPGQWVGEAEILDCLSVYAKYSSSSADGSAAVPNSETVLQRRSTVRVFTEATDDVVLWALPFRVAFFYLYAPYQLLHKQFVHRTPMSAFAHIHPVHLSCVPVHMHASHGSWPASAGQGRDSGAAPVLCRYAFMSRHVLLLEEGEFLLRLPSLASHVGPRNGDRTAASTRVGMEDHHLLSGVTVITQPLLDLDAALRAAVAAELTAEHGGATVTYARGPHGTLALGKQAELCRFRAAKMEQTAASATVSHSGASGTAETVGDSHENAVVLRQCRTGGTAAQWRYSAITNEEFTALCPALRVALTRHICVVHDL, translated from the coding sequence ATGGTCCGTAGCGATGCGTACTGCGCCGAAGAAGACGAAAGTGAGACGGAGAGAAACCGGAGGTATGGTGCGGACGGTAGCACCATCAGTGCGTCATACACCGATTCGTCTTCTGTACCGAAGCAGGTCCCTGTAACGTTGAGTCTAGTCTTCCAGTACTTCTCTCTGCTCGCCTCCTACCACGGAGCCGTGCACGTGCCGCGGTACTGGGCGGATCTGCTTCGCCCGTCCTCTGTGGCAGGAGCCAAAGACGACGATGCCAGCACCAGCGAACACGCTCATGAGTGTGCAAACGAGCTCATCTCCCCTGTGACGGAGATCGACCTCAGCGTTTGCTACGTGGGACCGACTATGCTCCTGGCCCTTGCTGACCTGCTTCGCGTGCACTGTGTGACCGTGCAGCGGGGCTGCAGTCAGCGGTGGCACGTGAGCGGCAAGGCAGGCATGGGCACGCTGCCTTCCGTGATGGCACCACTCTGGGGCGCGGGATCGCGTTGCccgaggaagggagaggaggtgatgTGCTCCTTGCTTCCGCACTTGACAACACTGCGACTCACGCATCTCGCGATGGATTTCACGGTGCCTTACGATGCCACAGGGTTAAAAGGCGGAaacgcggtgctgcgcaacATGCTGGAGGCACTGCAGGGCCACCCCTCACTGAAGGTGCTGGACCTCTCCGGCAACccggtggccgcggcgctggtgccgaCCATTTCGCGGCTGGTGCAAATGACGCCGTCTTTGACGACACTCATGCTTGACGACACGCTCGTCGCGGATAGCGAGAAAGAGATGCTGTGTGCACAGTGCTTGCTCAATGAGTTACGCCTACAGCGCGCGGCAGTGGAtggtgcggcggcgacagtTTCCGACGACGCTTCCCTGGCGACCTCGCCAGAGTCTGCCACACGAGGGCTGTGGGCGGCACAGATGCTTGAGAATGTGCTCATGGCTGTGGAGCGCGGCGTTTCGGCTGTGCCGTGGCTCCTTGGGAAGTCTACTGCTCTGATACGTCGCTACAGTACGTCAAAGCCGTCGCAAGCCGAGGCATCCGCTTTTGAAGGAAGTGCTCGTagctcgcgcacctccgATATAGCGGACGGGCTTTCCCAGTTTGGCTCCAGCTCGGTGAACTCGTCGTACGCAACGGACGTGGCGCCGAGCTTAGAGATAACCTATTTGAGCTACGACTACACAAGCGAGAGctcggccgctgccgtggctaCAGCGCCCCCTCCGGCGGGTGCAACATGGAGTGCCGAGTGCACCGAGGTGGCGCGATGCGCCTTCATGCCTCGatcgctggcgcagcgcactgtGCTGGGAGGGCGGTCGGTGTGGCCCAACGTCCCGAAACCGCTCGAAGCGGTGGTGTCGACGGATCTATCTGCACCGtcggccgctgcggtggcagccACGGATCTCCTGCTTACTCTCCGTCAGCACGTGCTTCCCGAGCCCGAGGCCCCGCCGGGACTGCGCCGCGGCTCCGCACGCGATGGCGCCTTTCTCACCACAGCGGAGGAAACGTACTGGTCCGTGCGGAAGAAGCAGGAGGTCCAGTGGGGGTACGTGTTGCAGAAGGTCTCGGAAAACCTCACCCCGGTATTCGTGCGCAACGGACACACCCTCTacgcggagggcagcgagTGCGACAGTATCTACCTTCTTCCCGTATCGATGCAGGAGACGCGCACCTACGCGGAGCTCCACGTCAGCGCAAATCCGGGACACGTGAACCGAGTGTTGCCGGGTCAGTGGGTGGGCGAAGCCGAGATCCTCGACTGTCTGTCCGTCTACGCCAAGTattcgtcctcctccgctgatGGAAGCGCTGCAGTGCCCAACTCGGAGACCGTCTTGCAGCGCAGGAGCACCGTGCGCGTCTTCACTGAGGCAACGGACGACGTCGTTCTCTGGGCACTACCCTTCCGCGTCGCCTTCTTCTACCTCTACGCCCCCTATCAACTGCTGCATAAGCAGTTTGTCCACCGTACCCCGATGAGCGCCTTCGCCCACATCCACCCGGTTCACCTTTCCTGCGTCCCggtgcacatgcacgcaagCCATGGCTCCTGGCCCGCCTCGGCGGGGCAGGGTcgcgacagcggtgctgctccaGTTCTGTGCCGATACGCGTTCATGTCACGCCATGTCCTCTTACTTGAAGAGGGCGAGTTTCTGCTGCGTCTGCCGTCCCTGGCTAGCCACGTGGGTCCTCGCAACGGTGaccgcaccgctgcgtcgACTAGAGTGGGGATGGAGGATCATCACCTCCTATCGGGTGTGACCGTGATAACGCAGCCTCTCCTAGACCttgatgctgcgctgcgagccgccgtcgccgccgaacTGACCGCTGAGCATGGCGGCGCCACTGTCACGTACGCCCGCGGACCCCATGGAACACTGGCCCTCGGCAAGCAGGCTGAGCTCTGTCGCTTCCGTGCTGCCAAGATGGAGCAAACAGCGGCGAGCGCTACCGTGAGCCACAGTGGAGCCAGTGGGACCGCGGAAACAGTCGGCGACAGCCACGAAAACGCAGTGGTGCTTCGCCAATGCCGCACTGGCGGTacagcggcgcagtggcGCTACTCCGCCATCACCAACGAGGAGTTCACCGCTCTCTGTCCTGCACTGCGTGTTGCCCTGACTCGGCACATCTGCGTGGTGCACGACCTTTGA
- the AAT23.2 gene encoding putative amino acid permease (previous protein_id=AAZ09814.1), whose translation MSANRHHNTNYAPYPQHGQGRSTSDNMPEDPPEYGEDGLHMLNDGHSQEHLADEVVVGASDVEGRTKGSKKLDSPSLTDDGELAAKGNKQHSAYMDIAQQIIEADQRSREDRVWRRRHTTNPVLRALQVIMPYGGILASAFSIASSTIGGGIIGLPAAFQMSGMGMAIIYLIVVVIMAIYSFVLLAIVSHKTGLYNWEIIARRLMGRGWDYFVVFVMWVLCFGGDVSYIIALKSILTGFLKNSPTASEYIKSEPGYRLITSMLWIAVILPMCLPKEINSLRIVSTVAILFVVFFTITCIIHSSQSLHARGMRDDLVSFQTGNTAINGLSSLMFAFIAQVNAPEISREMYKFSVHRVFLSALLGMSLCAILYFLTGLFGYLDFGPEVSDSILAMYNPLKDHLMAVSYVGMMLKICVGFALHLIPCRDCVYYMIGTEVSHVPWWKNAILCSLQAAAALVAGLFIPRITTVFGLLGGFCGGFVGFIFPSLFMMYSGGFSAARVGWGHFLGTYALLLTGVVAVVWGTSAAIHGAVLSSW comes from the coding sequence ATGTCCGCCAACAGACACCACAACACCAACTATGCGCCGTATCCCCAACACGGGCAGGGCCGCTCGACTTCCGACAACATGCCAGAGGACCCGCCGGAGTACGGCGAGGACGGGCTGCACATGCTGAACGATGGCCACAGCCAGGAGCACTTGGCGGATGAGGTAGTGGTGGGAGCTAGCGACGTGGAAGGCAGGACCAAGGGGTCCAAGAAGCTCGATTCTCCCTCGCTCACTGATGACGGAGAGCTGGCAGCTAAAGGGAACAAGCAGCACTCGGCCTACATGGATATAGCACAGCAGATCATTGAGGCGGACCAGCGCAGCCGTGAGGACCGTgtgtggcgtcgccgccacaccACCAACCCTGtcctgcgcgcgctgcaggtgaTTATGCCGTATGGTGGCATCCTTGCCTCAGCCTTCAGCATCGCCAGCTCTAcgatcggcggcggcatcatcGGACTCCCTGCGGCATTCCAGATGAGCGGGATGGGGATGGCGATTATCTACTTGATTGTTGTGGTGATCATGGCGATTTACTCCTTTGTGCTGCTCGCCATTGTGTCGCACAAGACCGGGCTGTACAACTGGGAGATCATCGCGCGTCGCCTGATGGGCCGCGGCTGGGACTACTTTGTCGTCTTTGTCATGTGGGTGCTCTGCTTTGGCGGTGATGTCTCGTACATCATTGCCCTCAAGAGCATCCTCACCGGCTTCCTGAAGAACTCGCCAACTGCATCTGAATACATCAAGTCGGAGCCGGGGTACCGCCTCATTACGTCCATGTTGTGGATCGCCGTGATTCTGCCGATGTGCCTGCCGAAGGAGATCAACTCGCTGCGCATCGTCTCCACAGTGGCCAttctcttcgtcgtcttctTCACCATCACCTGCATCATTCACTCTTCTCAGAGCCTGCATGCACGCGGCATGCGAGACGACCTGGTGTCTTTCCAAACCGGCAACACGGCTATCAACGGCTTGTCGAGCCTCATGTTCGCCTTCATTGCGCAGGTGAACGCGCCGGAGATATCTCGTGAGATGTACAAGTTTTCTGTGCACCGGGTCTTCttgtcggcgctgctcggcatGTCGCTGTGCGCGATTCTGTACTTCTTGACAGGACTCTTCGGCTACCTCGACTTTGGCCCTGAGGTGAGCGACTCCATCCTGGCCATGTACAACCCCCTGAAGGACCATCTCATGGCCGTCTCGTACGTTGGCATGATGCTCAAAATCTGCGTAGGCTTCGCTCTGCACCTGATCCCGTGCCGCGACTGCGTGTACTACATGATCGGCACCGAAGTATCCCACGTGCCATGGTGGAAGAACGCCATCTTGTGCTCCCTGcaagccgcggcggctctcGTCGCTGGCCTCTTCATCCCGCGCATCACCACTGTCTTTGGTCTTCTGGGCGGATTCTGCGGTGGCTTTGTGGGCTTCATCTTCCCCTCGCTATTCATGATGTACTCGGGCGGCTTCTCGGCCGCCCGCGTTGGGTGGGGCCACTTCCTCGGCACCtacgcactgctgctgacggGTGTGGTTGCCGTGGTGTGGGGCACTAGCGCCGCCATCCACGGCGCTGTCCTTTCTTCGTGGTAG